AGCGCCGGGTACGACGTCTGGCGCGAGCGCAATGTTTTTGCTACGGGAGCCAGTTGCGGCGCTCCGCCGGATCCTTTATACAGCAAAGGACAGAACTGGGGGTTTCCTCCTCTCCATCCGGAACGGATCCGCGAGCAGGGCTATCGTTACTTCTCCGCTTGTCTGCGCAATCACCTTCAATATGCCGGCATTCTGCGCCTGGACCACATAATGGGTCTGCATCACCTTTACTGGGTGCCGGAAGGCTTTCCGGCCACCGAAGGGGTATATGTACGCTACCGGGCGGAAGAGTTTTATGCAATTCTAACGCTGGAGTCCAACCGGCACAAGGCCGTAATTGTAGGCGAGGATTTGGGAACCGTACCCGGTTACGTGCGTACAGGCATGTGCCGGCACGAACTTCACAGAATGTACATAATGGCACTGGAATTAAAAGGCAGAGCCGGCCGGGTTCTGCAACCAGTTCCTGCCGTTGCCCTGGCGGCACTTAATACTCACGACACACCGCCCTTTGCCGCTTTCTGGCGCAGCAGGAAGGGAACCGTTGAACGAGTAGCCCTGCCCGTCTTTTTGTACCGCCAGGGCCACCTTGCAGTTCCCACAACTCAAACCAGGGCAGTCCTGGAAGCCTGCCTGAAGTACCTGGCCGCCAGCCGGGCCAGGCTTTTCCTGGTAAACATGGAGGATCTGTGGATGGAAACCCTGCCCCAAAATGTTCCGGGCACGGCCGGCGAATATCCCAATTGGCACAGGAAAGCACGCCATGCCCTGGAAGAATTCTGCCAGATGCCTGAGGTTGTGGAGGTGTTGCACGAAATCAGCTTTTTAAGAGATTTTCCGGCATGCGCCGGAAAGCCCCAGCTTCTACAATAGTTCATATGCCCTGCAATAGGAGTGTTCAGTTATGCCTTGCAATAATATAAGTTCTGGTGCGACATACCTGGGAGACGGCTTCTGTTTTTTCCGGGTGTGGGCGCCCCGTTCGGAAAAAGTCGCGGTCCATCTTTTGACGCCCCAGGAGCGCTTAATCCCCCTGCAGCGGGCAGAACGTGGTTATCACTGTGGAAAGGCGGCGGGAGTCGAACCCGGCAGCCTCTATTATTATCTCCTGGACGGAAAAAAAGAACGGCCTGATCCTGCTTCGCGGTACCAGCCTGAAGGTGTTCACGGCCCGTCGCAGGTGCTCGGCCGCTGCAATTTTGCCTGGACCGATCATGGCTGGCGCGGGTTGTCCCTAAAAGAATTAATCTTTTACGAAATTCACGTGGGGACTTTCACCCCACAAGGCACCTTCGACGCCATTATCCCGCGGCTGGAAAGCATCCGGGAACTGGGAGCAACGGCTATTGAGCTGATGCCCGTCGCCCAGTTCCCCGGCAGGCGCAACTGGGGATACGACGGTGTCTATCCTTTTGCCGTGCAGAATTCCTACGGAGGGCCGGACGGCCTGAAACGGCTGGCAGATGCCTGCCACCGCCACGGACTGGCCTTGTTTCTAGATGTGGTATACAACCACCTGGGGCCCGAGGGGAACTATCTGAGGGATTTCGGCCCCTATTTCACCGACCGCTACCGTACGCCGTGGGGGGAAGCGGTTAATTTTGACGGGCCCGGCAGCAATGAGGTGCGGCAATTCTTCATTGAAAATGCCCTTTACTGGCTGACGGAGTACCACCTTGACGGGCTCCGCCTGGATGCCGTCCACGCCATAACAGACAAGTCCGCCCTGCCGTTCCTGGAAGAGCTGGCTGACGCCGTACACCGGCAGGCAAACGAACTGGGCCGCAGGATTTATCTAATTGCCGAGAGCGACTTGAACGACCCCCGCTTAATCTGGCCGCGGGAGCGGGGCGGCCTCGGTCTTGACGGCCAGTGGAGCGATGACTTCCACCACGCCCTGCATTCCCTTCTGACAGGGGAAAAGAACGGATATTACCAGGACTTCGGCACCGTTGAGCACCTGGCCGGCGCTTTCCGGGAAGGTTATGTCTATACCGGACAGTACTCCGCCTACCGGCAGAGGCGCCACGGCAAAACGCCCGGACCGGCCGGGGCCTGCCGGTTCGTGGTTTTTATCCAGAACCATGACCAGGTGGGCAACCGTGCCGGGGGTGAAAGGCTGAGCAGCCTGGTCGACTTTGACAGGCTGAAGCTGGCGGCCGGAACATTGCTCCTTTCGCCGTTCTTGCCTTTAATCTTCATGGGCGAGGAATACGCGGAAACATCGCCTTTTCTGTACTTCACCAGTCACTCCGACCCGGAGCTGGCCAACTCTCTGCACGAGTGGCGCAAAAAAGAATTCGCGGCCTTCCGGTGGAGCGTCCAGGTGCCAGACCCGCAGGATGAAACAACTTTCCTGCGCTCCTGCCTGCACTATGAGCTGCACCGGGAGGGCCGCCACAGCGTGCTGCGCGACTTTTACCGCGAACTGATCCGCCTGCGCCGGGAAATACCGGCCCTCTCAGAACTAAGCCGGGAAAACCTGCAGGCCGGAGCCTGCAACCGGGAGCAGGCATTATTGGTAAGGCGCTGGAGCAGCAGCAGCGAGGTCTGCATCATACTTTCCTTCAACGGCAAAACTATAAAAACCGCCCTGCCCCTGCCTGCCGGCAACTGGCGCAAACTGCTGGACTCGGCAGAAGAACGCTGGCTGGGCAGCGGCAGCAAAGTTCCCGCTGCCCTCGCATCGCAGGGCGAGGTAGGGGTCACCTTATCCCCCTGGGAATGCCTGCTGTTTGAAAAAGTAAAGGAGGATTGATTTCAGCGATGGAGCGATACATTTGCGTGCACGGACATTTCTACCAGCCGCCGCGGGAAAACCCGTGGCTTGAGGATGTAGAGCTGCAGGATTCAGCCTATCCCTACCACGACTGGAACGAGCGGATTACCGCTGAATGCTACGAACCGAACACGGCTTCGCGCATTTTATCAGAAGGCGGCTGGATTAAAAAAATCTTGAACAACTATTCCAAAATAAGCTTTAACTTCGGCCCCACCCTGCTTTCCTGGATGGAAAAAAAAGTACCGGAGGTCTACCAGGCAATAATCGAGTCCGACAAAGAAAGCAAACAAAATTTTTCCGGGCACGGTTCGGCTTTTGCCCAGTGCTACAATCACATGATCATGCCCCTGGCCAACAGGACCGACAAGTATACCCAGGTAGTCTGGGGCATAAAGGATTTCGAGAAACGCTTCGGCAGGAAGCCGGAAGGCATGTGGCTGCCGGAAACCGCCGTGGACCTGGAAACCCTCGACATAATGGCAGAACACGGCATCAGTTTTACCGTTCTGGCTCCCTACCAGGCCTCGCGGTTCCGCCGGATAGGGGAAGAATACTGGCACGAGGCGGGGGGCAGGATAGATACAACCACGCCTTATCTGATCAACCTGCCTGAATCGGGGCGGAAAATAGCCGTCTTCTTTTACAATGCCGACATCTCCAGGGCCGTTGCTTTTGAAAGACTGCTCGTTAACGGTGAGCGTTTTGCCGGGCGGCTGCTGGGCGGCTTTGCCCAGCGCAGCGAACCGCAGGTGGTAAATATTGCCACCGACGGCGAAACTTACGGCCATCACCACCGCCACGGAGATATGGCCCTGGCCTATGCCCTTGACTATATCGAATCAAACAGGCTGGCCCGGCTTACCAACTACGCCCAGTACCTGGAGCTGCATCCTCCTCAATTTGAAGTGGAAATTTTCGAAAACACCGCCTGGAGCTGTGCCCACGGGGTCGAACGGTGGCGTAGCAACTGCGGCTGTAATTCGGGCACCATGCCCGGGGCCAGCCAGGCCTGGCGCACCCCCCTGCGCAATGCCCTGGACTGGCTGCGGGATACGGTGGCCTCTAAATACGATGAAAAATGCAGGCAGTACCTGAAGGACCCGTGGGCGGCGCGAAACGATTATATTTCGGTCATCCTGGACCGCTCGGCGGAAAGCCTCTGGCATTTCTTCGAGAAGCACAGCACCCGCATACTTTCTCCGGAAGAACGGTCCTGCGTTTTAAAGCTGCTGGAGCTGCAACGCCACGCCATGCTCATGTATACTAGTTGCGGCTGGTTTTTTGACGAGCTTTCAGGAATTGAGACTGTCCAGATAATCAAATACGCAGCCCGGGTGATCCAGTTGGCCCAGGATCTTTTTAACGACCAGAACATCGA
The window above is part of the Pelotomaculum thermopropionicum SI genome. Proteins encoded here:
- the GlgB gene encoding 1,4-alpha-glucan branching enzyme, producing MPCNNISSGATYLGDGFCFFRVWAPRSEKVAVHLLTPQERLIPLQRAERGYHCGKAAGVEPGSLYYYLLDGKKERPDPASRYQPEGVHGPSQVLGRCNFAWTDHGWRGLSLKELIFYEIHVGTFTPQGTFDAIIPRLESIRELGATAIELMPVAQFPGRRNWGYDGVYPFAVQNSYGGPDGLKRLADACHRHGLALFLDVVYNHLGPEGNYLRDFGPYFTDRYRTPWGEAVNFDGPGSNEVRQFFIENALYWLTEYHLDGLRLDAVHAITDKSALPFLEELADAVHRQANELGRRIYLIAESDLNDPRLIWPRERGGLGLDGQWSDDFHHALHSLLTGEKNGYYQDFGTVEHLAGAFREGYVYTGQYSAYRQRRHGKTPGPAGACRFVVFIQNHDQVGNRAGGERLSSLVDFDRLKLAAGTLLLSPFLPLIFMGEEYAETSPFLYFTSHSDPELANSLHEWRKKEFAAFRWSVQVPDPQDETTFLRSCLHYELHREGRHSVLRDFYRELIRLRREIPALSELSRENLQAGACNREQALLVRRWSSSSEVCIILSFNGKTIKTALPLPAGNWRKLLDSAEERWLGSGSKVPAALASQGEVGVTLSPWECLLFEKVKED
- a CDS encoding hypothetical protein (containing partial Alpha-amylase/alpha-mannosidase (COG1449)) — encoded protein: MERYICVHGHFYQPPRENPWLEDVELQDSAYPYHDWNERITAECYEPNTASRILSEGGWIKKILNNYSKISFNFGPTLLSWMEKKVPEVYQAIIESDKESKQNFSGHGSAFAQCYNHMIMPLANRTDKYTQVVWGIKDFEKRFGRKPEGMWLPETAVDLETLDIMAEHGISFTVLAPYQASRFRRIGEEYWHEAGGRIDTTTPYLINLPESGRKIAVFFYNADISRAVAFERLLVNGERFAGRLLGGFAQRSEPQVVNIATDGETYGHHHRHGDMALAYALDYIESNRLARLTNYAQYLELHPPQFEVEIFENTAWSCAHGVERWRSNCGCNSGTMPGASQAWRTPLRNALDWLRDTVASKYDEKCRQYLKDPWAARNDYISVILDRSAESLWHFFEKHSTRILSPEERSCVLKLLELQRHAMLMYTSCGWFFDELSGIETVQIIKYAARVIQLAQDLFNDQNIESRFLVKLEQAKSNIPEHRDGARIYEKFVRPAMVDLIKVGVHYAICSLFDAYDDKSHIFCYEVHRKDCQSRLTGASRLTVGKAGVTSIITRESADLVYGVFNLGNHHVNAGVRFYQDEECYNKMVQEITGAFDRADYAGVIRLLDHYFGEATYSLRQLFRDKQRKVLDQILDTTLSGIAAEYRNIYERHAPLMRFLNDLNIPQPKVLHTAAEFVLNSNLRQAFLEETPDLEKITALLEEARTLGIPLDSRVLGYVIEQILARTGEQLKAKPDDLSLIRQLDAVVGLVRTLPFEVDLWKVQNIYYRLFQTVYRGYLEKAAKGDESARAWVDQFNSLGDKLKMRREL